One genomic window of Acetomicrobium thermoterrenum DSM 13490 includes the following:
- a CDS encoding pyridoxal phosphate-dependent aminotransferase — protein sequence MLRDHEYTLDKELRLDKNENPFELPPSPREEMRQIISKIDLNRYPDPLANKLRSKLSMKLNFPQERIVIGNGGDEILSMLFMAYVKPGDKVLTLYPCFSEYKRLCKIFGAEQHVVPINFNDKHITLDVEQILDAIARISPKLILLDNPHNPTGTFIDPALLINIAKMSPCPFVLDEAYVEFASRSSLDVLKKNFPSNLCILRTLSKAWGLAGLRVGYSLCSDEIAKTLNEIKSPFNVNVISQEIACIMLDYDEWMKSRVYSIRFLRDKFIEEVNEIDTFYAYPSQSNFVLIRSELDRDYIKAFLRDKGIMINLLDLDIDGFTWMRVSIGKEEELNYVIQAFRSIVRQPNAEFVIA from the coding sequence ATGTTACGTGATCATGAATACACATTAGATAAAGAATTGAGACTTGATAAGAACGAAAATCCCTTTGAACTTCCTCCATCTCCCAGGGAAGAGATGCGACAGATAATCTCTAAAATCGACCTAAATCGCTACCCCGATCCCCTTGCAAATAAATTACGAAGCAAATTAAGCATGAAGCTAAATTTCCCTCAGGAAAGAATCGTCATTGGCAATGGAGGCGACGAAATACTTTCCATGTTGTTTATGGCCTATGTTAAGCCTGGTGATAAAGTACTTACTTTATATCCTTGTTTTTCAGAGTACAAACGGCTTTGTAAAATATTTGGAGCCGAGCAACATGTAGTTCCCATTAATTTTAACGACAAACATATCACCCTGGATGTGGAGCAAATTTTAGATGCGATAGCAAGAATATCTCCAAAACTAATACTGCTCGATAACCCACACAACCCGACAGGGACGTTCATAGATCCCGCGCTTCTGATAAACATCGCAAAAATGTCACCCTGCCCCTTCGTGTTGGATGAGGCATACGTCGAATTCGCCTCCAGATCTTCTCTTGACGTTTTGAAGAAAAATTTTCCCTCCAATTTATGCATCTTAAGGACACTATCTAAGGCATGGGGGCTGGCGGGATTAAGGGTTGGTTACTCACTTTGTTCCGATGAAATTGCCAAGACATTGAATGAAATAAAAAGCCCTTTTAACGTTAACGTCATTTCACAGGAGATTGCCTGCATAATGCTAGATTACGACGAGTGGATGAAAAGCAGAGTTTACAGCATAAGATTTTTGCGCGACAAATTCATAGAAGAAGTTAATGAAATAGACACCTTCTATGCATATCCCAGTCAGAGCAACTTCGTTCTTATACGGTCAGAGCTCGACAGGGACTATATAAAGGCTTTCCTGCGGGATAAAGGAATAATGATAAATCTCCTGGACTTAGACATCGACGGCTTTACTTGGATGCGCGTTTCGATTGGAAAAGAGGAGGAATTGAATTATGTAATTCAAGCATTTCGTTCCATTGTACGACAACCAAATGCTGAATTTGTTATAGCTTAG
- a CDS encoding YerC/YecD family TrpR-related protein has product MADKWKDRLTDQLCKAFLALKNVDEIYNFLEDAATIGEIRALAQRLEVARLLEEGYTYPQIAQQTGASTATISRVKKFLEYGADGYKLVLERLKNFEGDTRPE; this is encoded by the coding sequence ATGGCAGACAAATGGAAAGATCGGTTAACCGATCAACTCTGCAAAGCATTTTTGGCCTTGAAAAACGTCGATGAAATTTACAATTTCCTAGAGGATGCAGCAACGATTGGAGAAATCAGAGCCCTCGCCCAAAGGCTTGAAGTAGCTCGTTTGCTCGAAGAGGGATACACCTATCCTCAAATAGCACAACAGACAGGGGCGAGCACGGCTACCATAAGCCGTGTGAAGAAATTTCTGGAATATGGTGCCGATGGATACAAGTTGGTACTGGAGAGGCTCAAAAACTTCGAGGGTGATACGAGACCAGAATAG
- a CDS encoding DUF362 domain-containing protein, which translates to MTKKYKVALRRASSYELDEVYEALNFTLDAIEEWIPSRFLFEKLLLKVNLLAPKKPTLAVTTHPSIVQALIKVARKKGHLGEIAVADSPGHLYADRKEELLRLTGMTSAVEIDDNATATILSDGGFVVLRRDENVVLKELTVSKRYFEAPFVINIAKLKTHAETEITACVKNCFGIADTSTRKRAHFSLSINQLCNAIVDLYLARPPELNVLDAIYAMEGNGPTHGHPRFVGLIMASKNALALDFVAAKVMGYKNPLNIPLLNIAAKRGIGPSSFDEIEIIGVEPDEIEAKGFIKSSSSLRLLPTWLRGWTHRWVALSPRLREEKCVKCGICADVCPRKAIRMDPLPRINRAMCVKCLCCHEMCPTGAMEVHENMLMKFLRM; encoded by the coding sequence GTGACGAAAAAATATAAAGTAGCTCTTCGACGAGCTTCGTCCTATGAACTCGATGAGGTGTATGAGGCTTTAAATTTCACATTGGATGCTATTGAGGAATGGATCCCCTCCCGATTTTTGTTCGAAAAACTGCTTTTAAAGGTAAACCTCCTCGCTCCCAAAAAACCTACGTTAGCCGTAACGACTCATCCTTCCATCGTTCAGGCTCTTATTAAAGTGGCCAGAAAAAAAGGGCATTTGGGGGAAATTGCAGTTGCAGACTCGCCAGGGCATCTTTATGCCGACAGGAAAGAGGAGCTTTTAAGGCTGACAGGGATGACAAGTGCCGTTGAAATCGATGATAACGCTACTGCTACTATATTGTCCGATGGCGGATTTGTCGTTCTCAGACGAGATGAAAACGTGGTACTAAAAGAGCTTACCGTTTCGAAACGCTATTTTGAGGCGCCTTTCGTGATCAATATTGCCAAACTGAAAACACATGCAGAAACGGAGATCACTGCATGTGTGAAGAATTGTTTTGGGATAGCTGATACCAGCACCAGGAAAAGAGCTCACTTTTCTCTATCTATAAATCAATTGTGCAACGCTATAGTGGATCTATATTTAGCAAGGCCACCGGAATTGAACGTATTAGATGCCATATATGCTATGGAGGGAAACGGCCCTACCCACGGACATCCCAGATTTGTTGGTCTTATTATGGCATCGAAAAACGCCCTTGCCTTGGACTTCGTGGCGGCAAAGGTTATGGGGTATAAGAATCCCTTAAACATACCATTGCTGAACATCGCGGCAAAAAGGGGAATTGGACCATCTTCCTTCGATGAAATAGAAATTATAGGTGTGGAACCTGATGAGATTGAAGCAAAGGGGTTCATTAAAAGCAGTTCATCTCTGAGGCTTTTGCCCACATGGCTTAGAGGTTGGACGCATAGATGGGTTGCATTATCTCCCCGCCTCCGGGAAGAGAAATGCGTAAAGTGCGGGATTTGTGCCGATGTCTGTCCTCGGAAAGCTATCAGAATGGACCCCCTTCCTCGCATAAACAGAGCAATGTGTGTTAAGTGTCTGTGTTGTCACGAGATGTGTCCTACAGGAGCCATGGAAGTCCATGAAAATATGTTGATGAAGTTCCTTAGGATGTAA
- a CDS encoding endonuclease III domain-containing protein, translating into MTKLQGAVNSSGGTDRMLIERNLTELSLREWVLNVIDVLAGLWSHLRPAKTTSDEPLDGLILTILSQNTNDKNRDRAYELLRSRYPRWEDVLVTAETELAEVIKPAGLSNIKASRIKSVLGLIAERFGSCSLKPLKGMKKEEIIDFLSSLPGVGPKTVACVLLFDLGIPAFPVDTHVNRLCKRIGWVSPKSTPEETQKIMGSVIPSDLYWSAHLDIISHGRNICVSRRPKCTICPLNARNLCLFVMEEKKGDEKI; encoded by the coding sequence ATGACGAAATTACAAGGAGCCGTAAATAGTTCTGGCGGTACTGATCGAATGTTAATAGAGCGCAATCTTACAGAGCTGTCTTTAAGAGAATGGGTTCTTAACGTGATCGATGTTTTAGCGGGCCTTTGGTCTCACTTGCGGCCCGCTAAAACGACGAGTGACGAGCCCCTGGACGGTTTGATATTGACCATATTGTCCCAGAATACGAACGACAAGAATAGAGATCGTGCATACGAGCTTTTAAGGTCACGCTATCCTCGATGGGAGGATGTGTTAGTGACAGCAGAAACCGAGCTTGCTGAGGTAATCAAACCGGCAGGTTTATCTAATATAAAAGCGTCGAGGATAAAAAGCGTGCTCGGCCTTATAGCCGAGCGATTTGGAAGTTGTTCTTTAAAGCCTTTGAAGGGCATGAAAAAAGAAGAAATAATAGATTTTTTAAGCTCTCTTCCGGGCGTGGGTCCTAAGACCGTTGCATGTGTCCTTCTCTTCGATCTCGGGATACCGGCTTTTCCTGTGGATACACATGTCAACCGACTTTGTAAAAGAATAGGTTGGGTAAGCCCTAAAAGCACACCTGAAGAGACGCAAAAGATAATGGGATCGGTTATACCTTCGGATTTATACTGGTCGGCCCATTTGGACATCATATCTCACGGAAGAAATATCTGCGTCTCAAGAAGACCCAAGTGCACGATATGTCCGTTAAATGCTCGAAATTTATGCCTTTTTGTCATGGAGGAGAAAAAAGGTGACGAAAAAATATAA
- a CDS encoding Lon protease family protein, giving the protein MSSILEEKRVPKESLRSRVSMEKFSFSTTAELVSDKRLIGQERAAKAVSFGLSLDKKGFNIFVVGNPGSGRMTYAMRQIEAKAKKLPAPDDWLYMHNFENPSSPIAINMPAGQGKRFAQAMTEMIEELKSTLSKAFEDSQYEDAKAQLVKEFQEQVNELMDRLRNIAQQNGFLIKRTPQGFVNIPLVKVEEDGKVVQREMQQEEFEALPEEEQKRLQEISEKISQHTLETLRKIRDLEKNLKDRIKELERNISRSAISPFLSELREKYGKSQKLLEWIASMEEDVIKNFNIFVAAARDENIEVDFGKYMVNVFVSNDPEEGAPVIRESNPTYYNLMGKVEYESRQGYLYTDFRKIVAGAIHRANGGYLVLEAEELLRQYLSYDALKRALKDEKLTIENLGEQLGFLPVSSLRPEPIPLNIKVVIVGTRLIYYLLSLYDKEFSELFKIKADFDVDMPRNENTEYDMAVFVAEYTQQENLLPYDREAVGEVIEYASRLADHKQRMTTQMNKITEVLVEATAWARAEGKELVEASDVRKAIKEMRYRVSLIEDRMFKAFEDGILRVEVDGERVGQINGLTVIDMREHSFGHPVRITSNVYMGQEGIVNIEREVKLTGPIHNKGLLILSSYLGKKYAQDMPLTLTARIAFEQTYEEIEGDSASSTELYCLLSSLSGYPLKQGIAVTGSVDQFGNIQPIGGVNEKIEGFFRYCKLRGLTGEQGVMIPKQNLIHLMLDHEVIEAVEEGKFHIWAIDTVDEGLEILTGVPAGVPDESGKYPDETVHGKAKERLRFFMEEAAKLKKALQKTEREENNENN; this is encoded by the coding sequence ATGTCGTCAATTTTAGAAGAAAAAAGAGTACCGAAAGAATCGTTGCGCTCCAGGGTTTCCATGGAGAAATTTTCGTTTTCAACCACTGCTGAATTGGTTAGCGATAAAAGGTTGATAGGGCAGGAGCGTGCTGCAAAGGCGGTTTCTTTTGGACTATCGCTCGATAAAAAGGGGTTTAATATTTTTGTAGTTGGCAACCCGGGCAGCGGACGAATGACCTACGCTATGCGACAGATAGAAGCCAAAGCAAAAAAGTTACCTGCGCCGGATGACTGGCTTTACATGCATAATTTTGAAAACCCAAGCTCCCCAATTGCCATCAATATGCCGGCAGGGCAGGGCAAGCGGTTTGCTCAGGCCATGACCGAAATGATAGAGGAGCTTAAGTCAACCTTGAGCAAAGCCTTTGAAGATAGCCAATACGAGGATGCAAAGGCGCAATTGGTAAAAGAATTTCAAGAACAGGTCAATGAATTAATGGATCGTTTGCGAAATATAGCGCAACAAAACGGATTCCTTATAAAACGTACGCCTCAGGGTTTCGTGAATATCCCCTTAGTTAAAGTCGAAGAGGATGGAAAGGTAGTTCAAAGGGAAATGCAACAGGAGGAATTTGAAGCACTTCCCGAGGAGGAACAGAAAAGGCTTCAGGAAATATCTGAGAAGATTTCCCAGCACACCCTTGAGACCCTAAGAAAGATAAGGGACTTAGAAAAAAACCTTAAGGACAGGATTAAGGAATTAGAGAGAAATATTTCGCGAAGCGCTATAAGTCCTTTTCTCAGCGAATTAAGGGAAAAATACGGAAAATCCCAGAAACTTTTGGAATGGATCGCCTCGATGGAAGAGGACGTTATAAAAAACTTCAACATTTTCGTTGCGGCGGCCAGGGATGAAAACATTGAAGTTGATTTCGGTAAATACATGGTTAATGTTTTTGTCAGCAATGATCCCGAAGAGGGCGCTCCTGTAATTAGAGAGTCCAATCCGACCTACTACAACCTGATGGGCAAGGTGGAATATGAGAGCAGACAGGGTTATCTTTATACTGATTTCAGAAAGATAGTTGCAGGTGCAATTCATAGGGCTAACGGCGGATATCTGGTTCTGGAGGCCGAAGAGCTGTTAAGGCAATATTTGTCATATGATGCTTTGAAACGTGCCCTCAAAGATGAGAAGCTTACGATCGAAAACTTGGGAGAACAATTAGGCTTTTTGCCCGTATCCTCTCTAAGGCCGGAACCTATCCCACTGAACATAAAGGTAGTAATAGTAGGCACTCGTTTGATTTATTATTTATTGAGCTTGTACGATAAAGAGTTTTCGGAGCTCTTTAAGATAAAAGCTGATTTCGACGTAGATATGCCGAGAAACGAGAATACCGAATATGATATGGCCGTATTTGTAGCAGAATATACGCAGCAGGAAAACTTGCTTCCCTATGACAGAGAAGCAGTGGGCGAAGTCATAGAATATGCATCTCGTTTGGCGGATCACAAGCAACGTATGACCACCCAGATGAATAAAATAACGGAAGTTTTAGTTGAAGCGACCGCTTGGGCTAGGGCCGAAGGTAAAGAGTTAGTAGAGGCTTCGGATGTCAGGAAAGCTATCAAAGAAATGCGCTATCGCGTCAGCTTAATAGAGGACCGTATGTTCAAGGCCTTTGAGGATGGAATCCTTCGCGTTGAAGTCGATGGCGAGAGAGTAGGGCAAATCAACGGTCTTACCGTGATAGATATGAGAGAACATTCCTTCGGTCATCCCGTTAGAATAACCTCTAACGTTTATATGGGGCAGGAGGGCATCGTCAATATCGAAAGAGAGGTAAAATTGACGGGCCCAATTCACAATAAGGGTCTGTTAATTCTCTCCAGTTATTTGGGCAAGAAATATGCCCAAGATATGCCGCTCACTCTAACTGCCAGGATTGCCTTTGAGCAGACCTACGAAGAAATCGAAGGGGATAGCGCCTCCTCTACGGAGCTATATTGTCTTCTGTCGTCCCTTTCGGGCTATCCCTTGAAACAAGGCATTGCAGTGACGGGTTCGGTAGATCAATTTGGCAATATTCAGCCTATTGGAGGAGTTAACGAAAAGATCGAAGGATTTTTCAGGTATTGCAAGTTACGGGGATTGACGGGCGAACAGGGTGTTATGATTCCTAAACAAAATTTGATACACCTGATGTTGGATCACGAAGTGATAGAAGCCGTAGAAGAGGGAAAATTCCACATATGGGCAATCGATACCGTTGATGAGGGTTTGGAAATTTTGACAGGTGTTCCTGCGGGCGTTCCGGATGAATCGGGCAAATATCCCGACGAAACTGTTCACGGCAAGGCCAAAGAAAGACTTAGATTTTTCATGGAAGAAGCTGCAAAGCTTAAAAAAGCCCTTCAAAAGACAGAAAGGGAAGAAAACAACGAGAACAATTAA
- the mnmA gene encoding tRNA 2-thiouridine(34) synthase MnmA: MRIITAISGGIDSSFALSLLTKQGHEVIGCFLVMSDGHEEDVDRARRVCELLKVPFYAIDIREKFKSEVIAPLITSYSNGKTPNPCVFCNPNIKFKTLFDLLNCYNADFIATGHYARIYKNDLSYHLVRGRDPKKEQSYMLYRLPKNWLTSVIFPLGDLTKAEVKKKAREIFGNIFDDVEESADLCFLRRDETLRGFLSSRIDIKEGPILSLQGEFLGSHKGVGYYTVGQREGLGLPNGPWYVSEINASENTLIVGRKEDLQRRFVKCYSPHWLEGLEIGKVYRAQHRYKARPKPVVLTDSGEEGFTVKALESPFWGVAPGQSLVLYDGDVVVGGGIIAGCSEAKEV, encoded by the coding sequence TTGAGGATAATTACTGCCATAAGCGGTGGAATAGATAGCTCCTTTGCTTTATCTTTGCTGACGAAACAAGGACATGAAGTAATCGGCTGTTTTTTGGTGATGTCCGATGGTCACGAAGAAGATGTCGATAGGGCGCGGAGGGTTTGCGAATTGTTAAAAGTCCCCTTTTATGCAATTGATATAAGAGAGAAATTTAAAAGTGAAGTAATAGCGCCCTTAATCACATCTTATTCCAATGGGAAAACTCCTAATCCTTGTGTATTTTGCAATCCAAATATTAAATTTAAAACATTATTCGATCTGCTCAACTGCTATAATGCCGATTTCATAGCTACGGGACATTATGCTAGAATTTATAAAAATGACTTGAGTTACCATCTCGTCCGAGGGAGAGATCCCAAAAAAGAGCAAAGCTACATGCTCTACCGCCTCCCTAAAAATTGGTTGACCAGTGTAATCTTTCCACTGGGTGATCTGACGAAGGCCGAAGTGAAAAAGAAAGCCAGAGAGATTTTTGGGAATATCTTCGATGATGTCGAAGAAAGCGCAGATTTATGTTTTTTGAGGCGTGACGAAACTTTAAGGGGTTTTTTATCTTCGAGAATCGATATTAAAGAGGGGCCAATTTTATCTTTGCAAGGGGAGTTTTTAGGCAGCCATAAGGGGGTCGGATATTATACCGTCGGACAGCGAGAGGGTCTTGGTTTGCCAAACGGTCCATGGTATGTATCGGAAATTAACGCTTCAGAAAACACCCTAATAGTTGGAAGAAAAGAGGATTTGCAAAGACGATTTGTAAAATGTTACTCTCCTCATTGGCTGGAAGGGCTCGAAATTGGAAAAGTATATAGGGCTCAGCACAGATACAAGGCTAGGCCAAAACCGGTTGTATTGACGGATAGTGGGGAAGAAGGGTTTACAGTTAAGGCTTTGGAGAGTCCTTTTTGGGGAGTAGCGCCAGGGCAGTCGCTCGTCCTTTATGATGGAGACGTTGTAGTTGGTGGAGGTATTATAGCCGGCTGTAGTGAAGCAAAGGAGGTATAG
- a CDS encoding calcium-translocating P-type ATPase, PMCA-type encodes MNSASQLKNFHCLSEEELFAELNSSDTRGLSQDEAARRLQFFGPNELAEEEKVPWWKFLLRQFKSPMVYVLALAACISIIMGERLDAGAIVAVILINAVIGFLTEYRAEQALQALKSMVVRQVKVIRDGEIRLLPSQELVPGDVVLLEAGDVVPADGRLIEAFSLAVDESTLTGESVPVDKTTDTLPEDTLLPDRINCLYTGTAVVRGNGKMLVCATGLHTELGRISTMLQKVEKREIPLEARLAKFTKFLIKLVLAIVVLIVAIGVLEGNELLAMFQTGIALAVAAIPEGLPFVATMTLALGVHRMAKLNALVRNLASVETLGSTSVICTDKTGTITLNKMTVRESLIASDKARELLFRVAVLCNNASINHENQIGDPMEVALLKWAYDSGFDPNEIRREYPRLKEDPFDSSIMRMATYHDDGIAVKGAPERLLQDCSFIYENDALKPLSSTLKDKWMDDVERLAKMGMRTLAFAFGRSLDELAFLGVVGIMDPPREEVKEAVASCRDAGIHVIMVTGDHVTTAVAIAKEVGIMDDHGLEALDGRQISEMDEEEIARRAREVAVIARVFPEHKSKIVKGLQKAGEVVAMTGDGVNDAVALKQADVGIAMGIQGTEVSKEAADIILEDDRFATIVNAVAEGRRIFDNIRKAVIYLLCCNLSEVLVVFGGILLKLPALLLPLQILWINLVTDVIPALALSLDPPEVDTMKRLPKRKDEDILTRAHQIKIGFFGIVMFLGVLGITLYSLKYLGFSSLKATEISFHSLVLTQLFFVFSVRESSILRNPADLLKNPYLFLGVLASMLLQVAITYIPIFQRVLRIVPLSAGEWGIVLIGALIPTFVLQFYKLIKGV; translated from the coding sequence TTGAATAGCGCCAGTCAGTTGAAAAACTTTCACTGCCTTTCGGAGGAGGAACTTTTCGCAGAACTTAACTCGTCGGATACAAGAGGCTTGTCACAAGATGAAGCCGCCAGACGGCTTCAATTTTTTGGACCCAACGAATTGGCTGAGGAGGAGAAGGTTCCCTGGTGGAAGTTTCTTTTGAGGCAGTTCAAAAGTCCGATGGTTTACGTCTTAGCTTTAGCTGCCTGTATCAGTATCATTATGGGAGAAAGGCTGGATGCAGGGGCTATAGTTGCTGTCATATTGATCAATGCTGTAATAGGTTTTTTGACTGAATACCGAGCCGAGCAGGCCCTTCAGGCTTTAAAATCGATGGTTGTAAGGCAGGTTAAGGTTATTCGAGACGGGGAGATACGGTTACTACCTTCACAAGAGCTGGTCCCAGGTGATGTAGTCTTGCTGGAAGCCGGTGATGTCGTCCCCGCCGATGGAAGATTAATAGAAGCTTTCTCATTGGCCGTCGACGAATCTACTTTAACGGGAGAATCCGTACCTGTTGATAAAACTACCGACACTTTGCCCGAAGATACATTGCTTCCGGATAGGATTAATTGTCTTTATACTGGAACGGCCGTGGTAAGAGGTAATGGCAAAATGTTGGTATGCGCTACCGGTCTTCACACAGAACTTGGACGTATAAGTACTATGCTGCAAAAAGTCGAAAAGAGAGAGATACCCCTGGAAGCTCGCCTTGCCAAATTCACCAAATTTCTCATTAAACTCGTACTTGCTATCGTAGTTCTTATAGTAGCCATAGGAGTGCTCGAGGGTAATGAGCTATTGGCTATGTTTCAGACAGGTATTGCCCTTGCGGTTGCTGCTATTCCCGAGGGTCTTCCCTTCGTAGCGACGATGACTCTTGCCCTGGGCGTCCATCGTATGGCTAAGCTTAACGCCCTCGTTCGAAATCTTGCTTCCGTAGAGACCTTGGGAAGCACTTCAGTTATATGTACAGATAAAACCGGAACGATCACTCTTAACAAGATGACGGTTCGAGAATCGCTCATCGCAAGCGATAAAGCGAGAGAACTTCTATTTAGAGTGGCCGTATTATGTAACAATGCTTCAATAAATCACGAAAATCAAATTGGCGACCCCATGGAAGTGGCTTTGCTCAAATGGGCTTATGATAGTGGGTTTGATCCCAACGAAATAAGGCGAGAATATCCACGACTAAAGGAAGATCCTTTTGATTCTTCCATCATGAGGATGGCGACATACCACGATGATGGTATTGCAGTCAAGGGGGCTCCCGAACGCTTGCTCCAGGATTGTAGTTTTATATACGAAAATGATGCGTTGAAGCCCCTTTCTTCCACACTTAAGGACAAATGGATGGATGATGTGGAGAGGCTGGCCAAGATGGGGATGCGGACCCTTGCCTTTGCTTTCGGACGTTCACTTGATGAATTGGCCTTTTTGGGCGTGGTGGGGATAATGGATCCGCCCAGAGAAGAGGTCAAAGAAGCCGTCGCCTCCTGCAGAGATGCAGGCATCCATGTAATCATGGTTACTGGAGATCACGTTACCACAGCTGTTGCCATAGCAAAAGAAGTGGGCATTATGGACGATCATGGCCTGGAAGCACTTGATGGCAGACAAATATCTGAGATGGACGAAGAAGAGATCGCAAGGAGAGCGAGAGAGGTAGCAGTGATAGCTAGAGTATTTCCGGAACATAAATCTAAGATCGTAAAGGGTCTTCAAAAAGCAGGCGAAGTAGTAGCGATGACTGGCGACGGAGTGAACGACGCAGTAGCCTTAAAACAAGCCGATGTTGGCATAGCTATGGGCATTCAAGGCACTGAAGTAAGCAAAGAGGCCGCCGATATCATTCTTGAGGACGATCGGTTCGCTACCATCGTTAATGCGGTAGCCGAGGGTCGAAGAATTTTCGACAATATAAGGAAAGCCGTTATTTACCTGCTTTGCTGCAATTTAAGCGAAGTGCTTGTCGTCTTCGGCGGGATATTGTTAAAGCTTCCCGCTTTACTGTTGCCTTTGCAGATATTATGGATAAATCTTGTGACAGACGTAATTCCGGCATTGGCTTTGTCCTTGGATCCGCCCGAGGTAGACACGATGAAAAGGCTTCCTAAAAGAAAGGACGAGGATATCCTCACGAGGGCGCACCAAATTAAGATAGGCTTTTTCGGGATTGTAATGTTTCTTGGCGTTCTCGGCATTACATTGTATTCCCTAAAATATTTGGGCTTTTCTAGCTTGAAGGCTACTGAGATCAGCTTTCACAGTTTAGTTTTAACTCAATTGTTCTTCGTCTTCAGCGTTAGAGAATCAAGTATCCTGAGAAACCCTGCGGATCTGCTGAAAAACCCTTATCTCTTTTTAGGTGTGCTGGCGTCTATGTTACTTCAAGTCGCCATAACCTATATTCCTATATTTCAAAGAGTATTGAGGATAGTCCCTTTGTCTGCAGGTGAATGGGGTATAGTATTAATAGGTGCTTTGATTCCTACATTTGTATTACAATTTTATAAATTGATAAAAGGTGTGTGA
- the cobO gene encoding cob(I)yrinic acid a,c-diamide adenosyltransferase, producing MSLFEKGLIHVYTGNGKGKTTSAMGLIVRCVGHEGKVAMVQFMKGWPFYGEIKGLSYLPGVELFRTGSDRCFKKGEHTEVDLREARRGLEIAERCLTDPKYDLVVLDEINVAVHFDLLKVSDVLNLISAKLASIEVVLTGRYAPKEIIEVADLVTEMVEIKHPYQKNVLARKGVEY from the coding sequence TTGTCTTTGTTTGAAAAGGGTTTAATTCATGTTTATACGGGAAACGGTAAGGGAAAGACCACTTCAGCCATGGGTTTAATAGTGCGTTGCGTGGGTCATGAAGGAAAGGTGGCCATGGTTCAGTTTATGAAGGGATGGCCATTTTATGGAGAAATTAAGGGATTGAGCTATCTTCCGGGTGTGGAGCTCTTTCGAACCGGTAGCGATAGATGTTTTAAAAAAGGCGAACATACCGAAGTCGATTTAAGAGAAGCCAGGCGGGGATTAGAGATAGCTGAGAGATGTCTGACCGATCCAAAATACGATTTGGTAGTGTTGGACGAGATAAATGTTGCAGTCCATTTTGATTTGCTGAAGGTTTCGGATGTGCTAAACTTAATCAGCGCGAAACTTGCCTCAATTGAAGTGGTCTTGACGGGTAGATATGCTCCAAAGGAAATAATAGAAGTAGCCGATTTAGTTACTGAGATGGTGGAGATAAAACATCCCTATCAAAAAAATGTATTGGCCAGAAAGGGCGTAGAATATTAA